Within the Gemmatimonadaceae bacterium genome, the region CCAGGGGCAGTGCGTGACGCGCGGCACGCATGCCCGCGTGATCGTGCAGGACACCGGCGCCGGTATGGACGCCGATACGCTCGCACGGGCGTGCGAGCCGTTCTTCACGACCAAGGCCGAGGGCCAGGGGACGGGCATCGGACTCGCCACCGTGCAGGAGATCGTGCAGGCCAACGGTGGCTGCCTCTGGCTCGACAGTGCGGTGGGGGTCGGCACGACGGTCACGATCGCCTTCCCGCTCGCCAGCGGTGCAGCAACGGAGCCGGTGTCGGTCGCCGATGAGGTGCCCGCCACCGGCGCGGGGACCGTGCTACTTGTCGAGGACGAAGAGGGCGTGCGGCAGATTGCCCAGCGTATTCTGCGCGATGCGGGCTACGACGTCCTCGTGGCTACCAACGGACAGGACGGGCTCCGCTGCTGGCGCGAGTGCGCGTCCGCCGGGCAAGGCATCGATCTCGTGATCAGCGACGTGGTGATGCCGACGCTTGGCGGCCGCCGGATGCTGGAGCTCCTGCGTGCCGAAGCGCCGGCGTTGCCGGCCATCTTCATGAGCGGCTATGTCGAAGGCGGGCTCACCGACAAGGACCTGACGGGTCCCACGCGGTTCCTCGGCAAGCCCTTCACGCGCCGAGAACTGCTGCGCGAAGTGCGCGCGTTGCTGCAGCGCGCGGCCGACTGAGCCGCGCGCGTCAGCCGTCGTTGCGCAGCGTTTGCGCCGCCGTCTGCGCGGCGTGCGCGTCGATCACCGCCTGCGCCGCCTCCGCCGGATCATCCGTCATCAGTAGCAGATCGAGATCGCCCGGCGAGATCTTCCCTTCGGCCAGCAGCCGCGAGCTGATCCACCGCACGAGACCGGCCCAGTAGTGGCGCCCGAAGAGAATGACGGGGAACTGATAGATCTTCCCGGTCTGAATGAGCGTCAGCGCTTCGAACAGCTCGTCGAGCGTCCCGAACCCGCCCGGGAAGATGATGAACGCGTTCGAGTACTTGATGAACATCGTTTTCCGCACGAAGAAGTAGCGGAAATTCACCAGCGTATCGACGTACGGGTTGGCCCCCTGTTCGAAGGGGAGTTCGATGTTGCACCCGACCGAATGCCCCCCGCCTTCCTTGGCGCCGCGGTTGGCGGCTTCCATGATGCCGGGGCCCGCGCCGGTGATGATCGAGAAACCGTGCTGCCCGAGCAAGCGGGCCACCTCGCGCGCGGCCTGATACTGGGGGTCATCCGGCCCCGTGCGCGCCGACCCGAAGATCGTGACCCCTTTCTGGATATCGGCCAGCGCGTCGAACCCTTCCACAAACTCCGACGTGATGCGCATGACGCGCCACGGGTCGCTACGGGTGAAGGCCGACGCTTCGCCGCGCGGCATCTGCAGCAACTTTTCGTCTTCCGTGAGCATTGGCACGTCACGGATGGCCTGATCCACCTTCCGGGGATCCATCCGGCGGCGCACCACACGGGCGCCACTCGAGATCATCCCCTTGTCGCTGGCGGGCTCACGCCCCGCCTTGCGATGGCCTTCCTGAGTACGTTCAATGAGGCCTTCGAGCGACTGGTGCTCCGCTTCGGCCCGGGTAACGGGCGAGGCCTGCTTGCCGGTAGCGGTACGGGGAGCGCGACGGGACTTCGCCATGAGGAACACGGTGGGAGACAGGACAGCGACGACGACGCGTGGCACACGGCGGAGAGCGGCTCATGTCAGGACGCGCGCCCGTGTCGCCTGAGTCCCCGCATGATATCACCGAGGCGCAGTCACTGCACCGTCGGCTCCTGCTGATCGTGGCCGACGGGGTACGCCCCGACGTGATGCAGGAAGAGATGGACGCCGGCAACACGCCCACCCTGCAGCGCCTGCGGGAGCGCGGTGGGCTGCACGCGGTGTCGTCCTCGTTTCCGTCAGTCACCGGCCCGGCCTACGTCCCGTTCCTCATGGGGCGGCACCCGGCCAACGTCGGGCTCCCCGGACTCCGCTGGTACGACCGCGCGCGCTCGCTCCGCTGGTCGCCGTACCAGGCGCGCAGCTACGCGGGTATCGACATCTGGCACATCGACGGGGACGTCACGGCCACCGCCCCGACCCTGCTCGAGCTGGCCACGCCCTCGCTGGCCGGGATGAGCATGATCGGCCGCGGCGCGACGCACGGCCGCATTGGTCGCTCCGTCTACTGGATGTGCCGCGCCTCGCCCGCCCACTTCCGCGGCGATCTGCACGGGTGGCAGCGCGTGGAGCGCGAAGCGAGTGCCAGCTTCCTCAAGCGGTTCGCCCGCGTGCGTCCACGCTTTTCGGTGCTGGCGATTACCAGCCCCGACAAGTTCGCGCACAAGTTCGGCTGTCGCTCGGCGGCGGTGCGTAGTGCGATCGGCGATGTCGACGCCGCGGCCGCGCAGGCGTTCGCCCTCGCCGAGCGGGACGGCTGGGGCGACGCATTGCATGTGTGGGTGGTCGGGGATCACGGCCATGCGCCGGTCTCGCAGCACGACGACCTGCACGGCTGGCTCGAGCGGGAAGGATTGCGCGTGCTGGCGCATCCGCAGCTTGGGACGCGACGCCCCGACGTGGCGCTCATGGTGGGCGGCAATGCCATGGCGCACCTGTATCTCGCGCCCGCCGAGCGCACGCGGCGCTGGTGGGGGGAACTGGCCCCGCGCTGGTCCGGGCTCGCCGACCGGCTGCTGCAGCGCGCGTCGGTGGATCTGCTGATGGTCGCCCACAGTGCCCATGATGTCGAGGTGCGCCATGCCACGCGGGGCTCGGCGCATGTCCATCTGCATGAAGACGGACACGGCGACCGCGCCACGACGCGCTGGACGTATGAGCCCACCAGTGGCGATCCGCTCTGCCTCGGCGGGCGGCACGACCGGCTCGACCTCCAGGCCGCATGGGAGGTGACGCAAGCCTCACCGTATCCCGACGCCGTGGTGCAATTGAGCTGGCTGGCGATTTCGTCGCGCGCCGGGGATTGCATCGTGTCGGCGGCGCCGGACTGGGACCTCCGGGCGCGTTTTGAACCGGTGGAACACGTATCGACCCACGGCGCGCTCCTGCGGGATCAGATGCTCGTGCCGCTCCTCATCGATACACCACCGGCACAACTGCCACAACGAACGACGGATGTCGTGCCCAGCGCACTGCAGCTTCTTGGCGTGGCGGCCGATACTCCCTATGACGGCCGTTCGTTCCTGACGTAGGCCGCGTCGCGCCTGGCGCGCGATGCGCGGACGAGTGGTGTCGGCGGCATTCGGACCGACGATGGCCCGGGGTTGCGTTCCCGTGGTTTCGGCTGGTGTGGTGCATGTCGATTCTCTTCCGCAACAACGTCCGCGTGTCCGGCAGCGGCGAGCCCGTGCTCGTCTTCGGACACGGCTTCGGATGTGATCAGGCGATGTGGCGCTTCGTGGCGCCCGCCTTTGAGCCCACGCACCGCGTGGTGCGCTTCGATTTCGTCGGCGCCGGTGGCTCCGATGTGCGCGCGTACGACCCGGCGCGGTACGGCACGCTCCAGGGCTATGCGACCGATCTGCTCGAGGTACTCGAGGCGGTCGGCGCGCGGAGCGCGGTGTTCGTCGGCCACTCGGTGGCGGCCACGATCGGCATGCTCGCCGCGGCGCGGCGCCCGTCGCGCTTTGCGCGGCTGGTGCACGTAGGGCCGTCGCCCTGCTATCTGAATGATCCGCCCACGTACGCCGGCGGCATGTCGCGCGCGGACATCGTGGGGCTCCTCGACATGATGGAGCAGAACTATCGCGGCTGGGCGCAGGCGCTGGCGCCTCTGGTCGTGGGCAATCTGGATCGGCCGGAGCACGCGGCGGAGCTGGAAGCGCGCTTCTGTGCCACCGATCCCGTCATCGCGCGACGCTTCGCCGAGGTGACCTTCCTCTCCGATCATCGCGATGACGTCCCACTCGTGCCCGTGCCGTCGCTCATCCTGCAATGCGCCGACGACGCCATCGCCCCCGAAGCCGTGGGGCATTGGCTCGCACGGCATCTGCCGCAGAGCACCTATCATGCGATGGCGGCCACGGGGCACTGCCCGCAGCTCACCGAACCGGCGGAGACGATCGCGGCCATCCGCGCCTACCTCGACAGCCCGGCCGGTGCGCCGCTGCTCGATCTCGCCGCGGCAGGATAGCCCCATGCCGCTCAGCCTCTTTCGCGATCGGCGCCTGGCGGAATCCACGACCGTTGGCGCGCCATCCGCCGAGACGCCGGCGACGACCGATCTGGCGTGGCAGCAGGCGCCCTGCGGCTTGCTCTCCTGCGCCCTTAACGGCCAGATCCTCGCGATCAACGCCACCTTGCAGCAGTGGGTGGGGCGCGAGGAGGGACCGCCACCAGCGGCGCTCCCCGACCTGCTCACGGCGCCCAGCCAGTTGCTCTTCGAAACGCAGCTACGCCCGGTGCTCGCGCTGGGGCGCAGCATCGACGGCGCATTTCTCACGTTGCGCCATGTGGATGGCACGACCATTCCGGTCGTCATGAACGCGATCCAGCGTGCGGGGCGCGCGCCCATTGAGATGGCGCTGCTCAACGTGCGCGAACGCGAACAGTACGAGCGGCAGTTGCGCACGGCGCAGGAGGAGGCCGAAGCGGCCCTGACCGCCGTCGTCGCGTCGGCACATGCGCAGAAGATGCAGGCCGTCGGGCAGATGGCGGCCGGCGTTGCGCACGAGTTCAACAATCTGCTCGCCATCATCCGCGGCAACGTCGTGTTCGCCCAGCAGGACGCGGACGAACTGGCCGGGGGCGCGCGCATCAGCGCCGACCTCACGAACGTGCTTACCGCCACCGACCGTGCCGTCGCGCTCGTGGCGCAGTTGCTCGCCTTCACCGGCCGCAAGATCGTGGCGCGCGAAGCGCTCGATCTCAACGAGGTGATTGCGCAGGCCGACGCCATGCTCCGCCCCGCGCTCGGGCGCGATATCACCTGGCAGCAACGCCTCTGCCCCACGATCCCGCGCGTGTTCGCGGGGCGTGACCAGCTGCAGCACATCCTCGCCGAACTGGTGCTCAACGCCCGCGACGCCATCCGCGAGAGCGGGGGACCGGGGCTGATCTCCATTTCCACGAGCAGCATCCGCATCGCCCCCGACGCCCGCCCCGGCGTGCGCCTCGTGATCAGCGACACGGGCTGCGGTATGCCCGCGGACGTGCTCGCGCGGGCCATTGATCCGTTCTTCACGACCAAGGGCCCCGGTCGCGGCTCTGGCCTGGGGCTCTCGATGGTCTACGGCGCCATCAACGCGCTCGGCGGCAACACCCGACTCGCCAGTACGCCGGGAGCGGGGACGCAGGTGAGTGTGGAGTTGCCGGGGGCGGAGGGGTGAGCGGGGAACGGCGTATACGAGTTGCGCACACGTGGCGCGCATACGTGGCGCGCATACGTGGGGCGCAGACGTAGAGCGCAGACGTGTCGCGGTGCCCGCGGTACGTATGCGCAGCATGTATGCGCAACACGTGTGCGCCCCACATATACGCTACTCCGTTCTATTCCGGCTGCGCTCCGCCGAGAACCCGTCCGGATATCGCTTGCGCAGTTTGTCGATGTTGCGCTGGGCGATGTCGTCCATGGAGAGACCGAGGTTCGTGGCAAAGGCGGCGATGTACCAGAGGCAGTCGCCGAGTTCCTTCACGAGCGCATCCTGATCGAGCGGCGTGGCGTGAAAGAGGTGCTTCTTGATGATCTCGGCGGTCTCGCCGGCCTCGCCGGTGAGGCCGAGGGCGGCATTGGCCAGCTGCTGTTCGTGGGTACGGTCGCGGCCGAGCGTGCGGGCGGCCAGCTCCTGGTATTCGGCGAAGTCCATGGCGCCAATTTACACGCAACTAGTCCGCGAGGGTGGCCGCCAGCACATCGGCGCTCTCCTGCGCGACCTCCAGGATACGCGTCAGATCAGCCTCCGAGAGACCGAGTGCCGCCAACGCGGCCGGGTCCGGCGCGGCCGTCTCGGCGGTCGTCAAGAATCCCAGCCCGGCACGCGCGGCCAGCACGTCGGCGACGTGCACGATGAGGGGAAGCACGAGTCCTTCCGCGACCGCCGGACCGACATCGTGGTGATAGCGACACACGTGAACAAATCGCTCCGGGAGGTTCCACGCCTCGCACAACAGGGCACCGGTCTCATCGTGCGACATCCCCAACGCGTCCCGCTCAGCGTCGCGGAAGGTGGTCACCGCCCCTTCCGTCATCCGTTGAATCACGTGCGCAAACTCCGCTGGCCAGAGCTGCGCCTCGGCAATGATACCGAGATCGTGCAACAGCCCAGCCAACAACGCCTCCTCCGGCGCTACGCGACGCGTGGCCACAGCCAGTTCCCGGGAGAGCGCGGCCACGCCCAGGGCATGGGACCAGAGTTCGACCGCGTCGAAGCCCAGCACCGAACGATTCCCGCGGAAGAGCCGGTGAAGGCCGGACGCGATGGCGATGTTGCGAACGGCGGCAAGGCCCAGCAGGCGGGTCGCTTCGCGCGTCGACGCAATCTCGCGCTGCCGACGATAGAACGCCGAGTTCACGACCTTGAGTACGCGCGCGCTGAGCGTCGGGTCCAGCTCGATGGCCTCATTCAAACGGTCCTCCGTGACCGCCGGATCATCGGCGATGGACAGCAGTCGCATGGCCGCGGTGGGGATGGTCCCCAGCCCTTTCAGTCGGGAAATCGCGGAACGTACGAGGAGGGTCGTCACAGAGGCCTCGACATCGGAGGAGCCGATTGCCGCATCCATTCAACCAGCGCCGAGGGCGCGATGGGCCGACAGATCAGATACCCTTGGCCATAGGTACAGCCCAGTGCTTGCAGGAGCGCGAGTTGCTCCGCGCTTTCAATGCCTTCGGCCACCACTTCCAGACCAAGGTTTTCGCCAAGAGTCGTGACCGCCTGCAGCAAGGCGGCATACCCGCGGCCGCGACTGACATTCTCGGTGAGGGCGCGGTCGAGCTTGAGCACGTCAAATGGAAACTCCTGAAGACAGGAGAGCGACGAGTAGCCGGTGCCGAAATCGTCCATGGCGAGGCGAATGCCGGCCGCCTTGAGTCGCTCGAGGTACACGCTCGCGAGGAGCCGTTGCGGCATGAGCTGTGACTCGGTGACCTCGAGCTGCAAGGCCCCCGGTTCAAGGCCGTGGGCCTCGAGGATGCGGAGGACCCGATCGACCAGCCCCTCATCCGTCAGTTCGATGCGGGAAAGATTCACACTGACGTACTGCGCGGTGAAGCCCGGGATCGACCGTCGCCATTCGGCGAACTGTCGACAGGCCTCGCGCAGCACCTGCTCAGAAAGCGGCACGATCAGCCGCGTCTCTTCAGCGATAGGGATGAAGGTCCCGGGCGCAATATCGCCCAGGACGGGATGCCGCCAGCGCGCGAGGGCTTCCATGCTCATCATTTCGCCCGTCTCCAGTGACACGATCGGCTGGAAGACGAGGCGGATCTGTTCGGTACCAACCGCCTCCCGCAGCGCGTTCTCGAGATTGACACGCGCGTGCACCGCTTCGCGCATCGCGGCGGTGAACATCACGACGCAATTACGCCCGCGCGCCTTGGCCTCGTACATCGCGATATCCGCGTCGCGCAGCAGCGCCTCGGTCGAGGCGTACGCCGGAGTGACGTGGACCACGCCGACGCTCGCGCTCGACTGCACACGGTGTCCCCCCAGGTCGTACGGCTGCTCCAGCGCACCGCGCAGGCGCTCCGCCACCAGCAGCGCCCCCGCGTCGTCTACGTCGTGCAGGAGGACGACAAACTCATCACCGCCGAGTCGGGCCACTGTGGAGCCGTCCACGTCGCGCGCAATCGTATCGTCCGCCCGCAGGTTGCTCCGCAATCGTTGCGCGATGGTACGCAGGAACTCGTCACCGACATCATGCCCAAGGCTGTCGTTGATGAGCTTGAAGCGATCAAAATCGAGAAACATCAGCGCAAACGGACGCGCCCGCCCCTCCCGCAGCGCGTCGAGCTGTGCGGAGACCCGCGCCTGCAGCAGGGCGCGATTGGGCAGCCCCGTCAACGTATCGAGGTGCGCGGCGCGTCCAAGCTCCGCCAGGAGCCGCTGTCGCTCGAGCACCGAACGCACGCGCCCGCGCAATTCCGCACCGTGAAACGGCTTGTGTAGGTAGTCCGACGCGCCCCCGTTGAAGCACGCCGTCAGCAGATCACGATTATCGGTGCCGGTCACCATCACCACGGGGATGGCACTCAGTCGGTTGTCGGCCCGAATCTGCGCAAGGATCTCCAAGCCGCTGCAGTCGGGGAGATCGTGGTCGAGGAGAATCAGGTCGGGCAACCGTTCGCGCGCGACGAGCAGTCCCCCCTCGCCATCGAACGCCCCCGCCGTCTCCACGCCGATGGCCCGCAGCATGCCCATGACCAGCGGATGCAGATCCGCATCGTCATCGATCAGGAGCACCCGCTGCGCCACCGGCTGCGACGCGTGATGATTTGCCTGACGTCGATCGAGGATCATCATGACACTCCCTGCCCGGCGCTCCGGCCGGCCTGCGCGGCGAGCGTACTCAGTCGCTCCAGCAGTGGAGCGGCGTTCTCCTCGGATTCCCAGACCAGCTCCAAGGCACCGGCGGTCTCACTGATCGTCGGGAATCCGTAACTACCGGCAGCGCCCTTGAGTTGGTGCAGCAGACGGCGTCCACCGCTCGAATCTGATTGCTGGCGCTGCAGGGCAATCGCCTCGATCCGATCGGGCAGGACTTGGGCGAACGCCTCAGCGAGCGGTCCGAGATCCGGATCGTCGGCGAGATCGCTGATGAGGTGGTCCGGCTCGTCGGTCGCCGCGCGGTGCATGGCCGTCGTCGATGCCACCAGCGCCGGAACCGAGCGGGGCGTACGACGCGTCCACCGCGCGATCGTGGCAATGAGGGCCGCCCGATCGATCGGCTTGACGGCATAATCACTGCACCCCGCCTCCAGACATTGGCGCCGATCGTCGGCCATGGCGTGGGCCGTGAGCGCGATGATGGGAAGACGGCTGCCACGCGCCCGCAATGCGGCGGCCAACGTATACCCGTCCATCTCGGGCATCTGCATGTCCGAGAGGAGCACGTCGTACGGCGCCGCCGCCGCGGCCGCCCAGTCCAGGGCCTCCAGCGCGAGGCGACCATTCCCAACCACGGTCACGTTCGCGCCGGCGGCTTCGAGCAGCACGCGCAGCAGCCGCTGATTGTCTTCACCGTCCTCGGCGAGGAGCAGGCGAACTCCCGCCAAGGCGTTCGGACGTGGCGTATCGACGCGCGCCGGCTCGATCGCCTCGAGGCGCTCGATCAACCGCGCATCGTCGACCGCGTGCAGCGGGAGTTCCACGGCAAAGCGCGATCCTTGCCCCGGCGTCGACCAGACGACCGAGACATCGCCGCCGAGGAGCAGCGCGAGGCGCCGCGAAATGGACAGGCCGAGGCCCGTACCGCCGAATCGACGGGTGACCGTCGCATCGGCCTGATGAAACGGTTGGAAGAGCTCGCGCACCTGCTCGGCTGTCATGCCGACCCCGGTGTCATCGATGGTGATGCGCAGGCGTGGCGATCCAGCGTCGACCAGCACGCCGACCTCGACCCGCACCCGACCGCGCTCTGTGAACTTGATGGCATTGCCCACCAGATTCATCAGGATCTGCCGCATCCGTGTCGGATCCGTCAGAACTCGCTCAGGAATCGGGGTGAGCAGACGCGTCTCGAGCGACACCCCCTTCGCGGCCGCCCGGGCTCGCGCGATGCTCTCGACATCGAGGAGCACCGACGGCAGCACGGTCTCGACCTGTTCGGCCACCACCTTGCCCGCCTCGATCTTGGACAGGTCCAGAATGTCATTGATGACCGACAGGAGATGGGTACTGGCCCGGTGAATCGTAGAGAGGGCGTGTTGTTGCTCGAGGCTGGGCACGTGGGCCGCCTCGTCGCGCAGCCAGTCCGCGTATCCGATGATGGCCGTCAGCGGTGTACGGATTTCGTGACTCATGTTGGCGAGGAACTCGCTCTTGCTGCGATTGGCGGCCTCGGCGCGCCTCTGCGCGTCGGTCAGCGCCGCTTCGCGCTCCACGCTCTCGGTGACGTCCACCAGAATACCGTACACGCCGACGATCGCCCCGGTGTCATCGATGCGTGCGCGCCCGTCCGCGCGAATCCAGCGCACGGCCGGGTTGTGATCGGCCGTTCGCAAGATCAGCGAGAACGGAGTGCCGGAGCGCCGGGCCGTCTCGAGAGCGGCGAGCATCGGCGGTACGGACTCGGGCGCGTAGCGCTCGAGGGCATCTCGGAGCGACGGCGGACCGGCGAACACCGGGCGCCCGAAGAGCGCGTAGGTACCCGGCGACCACTCCACCACATCGCTATCGCGTGCGACCGACCAATTCCCCATGCGCGCGACCGTCTGCGCTTCCTCGAGGAGTTCGGTGGTGCGCGTGAGCGCCTCCCGTTCGCGACTCAGGGCATCTCGGGCCTCGATCGCGTCGGTGACGTCGGACTCGACGGCCAGAAAGCCCGTGAGCTCCCCGCGCTCGCGCAACGGCTCGATGCTCAGATCGAGCCAGTACGGCCGCCCGTCTCTCGAGCGGTTCAGAATCGTCGTGCGCACGGAGAGCCCAGCGTTCAATCGTTCTCGGAGGAGTGCAATGGTCGTCGGGTCGGTGTCCGGTCCCTGCAGCAGGCTGCCGGGCGTTTTTCCGTATGCCTCCTCGGGCGACCATCCCGTGAGTCGGGAGAAGGCCGCGTTGACCCAGACAATGCGCCGCCTGGCGTCCGTGATCACGACGGCCGTGCTGGTGCGCTGAGCCACCATCGCCAGCCGCTCGAACTCCAGACTGCGTGCCGAGACCGCCAGATGCTGACGCTTGAGGAGGCGCACGACCGGCTCCACCACCAACCCCGCCACGCCGATGAGCATGGCCAGCAGCAGCAGCCCAAAGGTCCATTGCGCGCGCTGCATCCGGCGGATGTTCACTGAGGCCAGGTCCGCCAGCCGTGAGACGAACTGTTCCTGTGCCACGAGCATGGCATCGGCCCGCTCGTCCACCCGCTCGGCGGTCGTCGCCCCGGACAGGAACGCTACGCTGGCCGCCAGTAGGGCGTCGCGTTCGGCACTCGACTCCCGCCGCGCCGCCTCGGCAATGCGGGCTTCGGCGTCCTCGAAGGAGAGCATCCGTGCGACGAGCCGATCGAGCGAGTCGGACTCGCTCCGCATGTGCTGCGCCACGCTCGAGAACTCGGTAGAGTCGATTCGTGACCGTCGGACCAGCGGCGCCAATCGAATCAGCTGCTGACTGTAGGTCCTTTGACGCCCCGCCATGTTCAGGGCGTTGCCAATGTCATAGATGCCAAGCGTCGCGTGACGCTCTACGGCCGTCATGAGCCCCGTGATGACCGCCATGACCGCCAGGGCCCCAAGGATCGCCCAGCGGACCTTTCGGTGCGGACTTCCAGAGGCGCGACCGGTGGTGCGCGCCTCCACCTCCCGCACTTTGCCGTCGACATGACGCCGGTATAACGTGAACGAGAACAGCGGTCCGACGATCAGGGCGACGCCAACGGCGTCGAGCCAGCCGCGCACGGCCGAGGGGAGGCCTGGGGCGCTGGAGACGGCTTCGTAGAGCGCCAGCGTGGCGAGCAGGAGGGCCACGGTGATGCCCACCGAATCGCGCCACCAGGCCCAGAGGCGACGGCGCGCCTGCTGTTCAGGGAAATGGGACACGGAGGGGCGATCGGGCTCTGACACGGACGCGGTCCGAAAGGCGAAATGGCACCCGCGTCGGCAGCCGGCTGAGAGTATCGCCTCGCCGCCGGGCAACCTTGAGCCGATCCGGCGGCAAAAGCGATGTAGATTTTGTCATGCCTTGGCTCTCCCTTTCGCTCACGCTCGCCGGTCGCGCGCTGGTCAATCCGTTTCTCGCGGTAGACCTGTTGCGCGTGGCGTGGCGCTTTCGGCACCGGCACTGGTACCGGCGGTTTCCGTTTCTGCCGCTGCCGGCCGTGAGCTACCTGCGGTGGCGCATGTACACGGCGTACGGGAGTGAAGATGCGGTGCCGCCCGCCGACGATCTGATCAACTTCGCGCGCTGGGTGGGGCGGCAGCCCTAGGTCGGCCGCCCGCGTTCCGGTGGAGCACTCACTCACGCGCCGGCTGGTGGCGCACGCGTACGGCCTGGGATTCGATGCTGTGGGCGTCGCGGCCTTGGGCGTGCCCGAGTCGCTCGCGCCGTTCACCGCGTGGCTCGACGCGGGCCTCCACGGCACCATGCACTATCTCGCCGGAGACGGGGCGGCGCTCCGCGCGGATGCGCGCCGGCCGCACCCCGGGGCCACCCACGCCGTGGTCGTGGCGGCCTCGTACGGCGGGCGCGCGCCGGCCGGTCCGGTGGCGCGCTATGCGCGTGGCGACGACTACCACACCGTGCTTCGCGAACGCGTGCGCGACCTGCATCGGTGGCTGGAAGCCGAAGTGGGGCATCCCATCAATGCCCGGCCGTACGTGGATAGCGGCCCCATTCTGGAGCGCGATCTCGCCCAGCGCGCGGGGCTCGGCTGGTTCGGCAAGAACACGATGCTCATCACGCCGCGGGCCGGCTCCCATCTCTTTCTCGCCTCGCTGCTGCTCGAGTTCGCGCTCGAGGTCAGTGCCCCCTTCGACGCCGATCGCTGCGGCACCTGCACCCGCTGCCTCGACGCCTGCCCCACCGGCGCCCTCCCGGCGCCGCGCGTGCTCGATGCAAACCGGTGCATCAGCTATCTC harbors:
- a CDS encoding response regulator, whose amino-acid sequence is MSHFPEQQARRRLWAWWRDSVGITVALLLATLALYEAVSSAPGLPSAVRGWLDAVGVALIVGPLFSFTLYRRHVDGKVREVEARTTGRASGSPHRKVRWAILGALAVMAVITGLMTAVERHATLGIYDIGNALNMAGRQRTYSQQLIRLAPLVRRSRIDSTEFSSVAQHMRSESDSLDRLVARMLSFEDAEARIAEAARRESSAERDALLAASVAFLSGATTAERVDERADAMLVAQEQFVSRLADLASVNIRRMQRAQWTFGLLLLAMLIGVAGLVVEPVVRLLKRQHLAVSARSLEFERLAMVAQRTSTAVVITDARRRIVWVNAAFSRLTGWSPEEAYGKTPGSLLQGPDTDPTTIALLRERLNAGLSVRTTILNRSRDGRPYWLDLSIEPLRERGELTGFLAVESDVTDAIEARDALSREREALTRTTELLEEAQTVARMGNWSVARDSDVVEWSPGTYALFGRPVFAGPPSLRDALERYAPESVPPMLAALETARRSGTPFSLILRTADHNPAVRWIRADGRARIDDTGAIVGVYGILVDVTESVEREAALTDAQRRAEAANRSKSEFLANMSHEIRTPLTAIIGYADWLRDEAAHVPSLEQQHALSTIHRASTHLLSVINDILDLSKIEAGKVVAEQVETVLPSVLLDVESIARARAAAKGVSLETRLLTPIPERVLTDPTRMRQILMNLVGNAIKFTERGRVRVEVGVLVDAGSPRLRITIDDTGVGMTAEQVRELFQPFHQADATVTRRFGGTGLGLSISRRLALLLGGDVSVVWSTPGQGSRFAVELPLHAVDDARLIERLEAIEPARVDTPRPNALAGVRLLLAEDGEDNQRLLRVLLEAAGANVTVVGNGRLALEALDWAAAAAAPYDVLLSDMQMPEMDGYTLAAALRARGSRLPIIALTAHAMADDRRQCLEAGCSDYAVKPIDRAALIATIARWTRRTPRSVPALVASTTAMHRAATDEPDHLISDLADDPDLGPLAEAFAQVLPDRIEAIALQRQQSDSSGGRRLLHQLKGAAGSYGFPTISETAGALELVWESEENAAPLLERLSTLAAQAGRSAGQGVS